ATTTAGGCACAAATGAAGTATATGGAACACCAGGGGAACAGGCTACATATACTTCTTTGATAACTGTACTGTTTTCATCGGGTaaagtatataattaattttattcataattttccAAACTTATCCCAGAAACTTAATAGCACTTAATAGAAACAAATAGCTGTGCCTACTGGAAGAGAAGCAgtatgaaaatataaagattgTAAAATgttattactaatttttaaatgtaggaaaAGAAACACAGCTTTCTTCAGATTTAGAACATTTTCTGAGTTCTAACTAAATGAGATTCTGAAAGAGACTCTAGTAAGAAAACAATCCAGACAGAATGAAGGTAGCATTCCAAAAGTGTCTTTTTAGGAATTTAATTGGACAAGGAATTACTTGAATACTGATGAAGAAGTATTCTTCTATAAGAAATCCTACAACGCAGAAGAAGTCTTCCTTTGACCATAATAGATAAGGCAAAATTGGattcagaaatatatatgtaaagataaaattatttctcagtattgaatcaaaatttatttatataataatcttCTAATCAACTGGCAGTGATATGTGTTCCATTTCTTTGGGGATACAATACAAAATGTAATCATATTTTTAAGGCTCTATGCCTAAAGACTCACTGTCCCAGGTGAGAAATGGGAGAAGAAAGGAATTGGATAGCACCAGTTTGAATGAAGAGTGGCATTATACAGATACAAAATGACAAGGTTTAAAAAAGGAGAAGTCCCAGAAGTTTCTAAAATCACTTCTATGTAATTTTACCATGTGAGTAGTCCTACTAATATTGCAGCTACTGcttttgtattatatatagtcttgtataggttttttttttttttttaatttacaaaggaaatgtATGTCTAATTGTCATTGAAGTACTATGGAGTTTATGTGCAAGTATGTTAATTCTCTTGATCTGGCTGAACAAACCAGGTCACAAGGGTATGAAGTGACATATTTAAAGTCCATTAGTTTttagtaagtaaaataaatgtatttattggtTAATCAGTTATGTCAATTTGAGAATTAGCAATAAAACCCTAAAACTGCCAATAGGGCATATTTTGACTCTgctttgacctcttgggctcTGAATTAGTAAATGATGTATATGGGTTTGGTTGTGATGAAATATGAGTGAAACTGATTGAGGTCACAGGTGAAAAATAACGATATAAAAATGCTAATGTAATCTAGGAATAACATATCAGAGCACCAAAGGGAAAAGCTTCATGATTGCTGGTTTCAACTAAATTCAAACTGATTAACACATagtaaatatctattatatttaacatatacTCTTACTTCTAAAAGTCACATGCTGACTCTTTCACAAGAGTATGTAATCGATACAGTCAAGAAAACATGTCAAGtacaaaaatgacagaaaaaaaatctctatctCTCCCATATATgggtatatatctatatatgagtatatatgtatgaatatgtcatgaaaaaattatcaaatcatatatatatgtcatatatataaatgagtatatcatcaagaaattacaaataaaatgttcTGGATGACCAGTAAGAAAGGAGAgcaggagccgggcgcggtggctcaagcctgtaatcccagcactttgggaggccgagacgggcggatcacgaggtcaggagatcaagaccatcctggctaacacagtgaaaccccgtctgtactaaaaaatacaaaaaaactagccaggcgaggtggcaggcgcctgtagtcccagctactcgggaggctgaggcaggagaatgccgtgaacccgggaagtggagcttgcagtgagctgagatagagccactgcactccagcttgggcgacagagcaagactccgtctcaaaaaaaaaaaaaaaaaaaaaaaaaaaaaaaaaagaaaggagagcagGAAATACTTAAGGACATTTTTGCATTTGAGATGATCCTTACAGGATACAAAACAACAATGGCATTTCGCATCAGCCGAAATACAAGGGGTGAAGGGGGAAGGTCACAAGTTTGGTTGCATCAGTGAATATGTCTGCATTGGTTCAAGTGCTTGTTATATGAGGCCTGAGTCCAAGGGTGGATTTTAATATAATGTGTCAGAATATGGAGAGCCACTGAAGAATTTTGAACTGAAATGTACATGTGGCCACATTTTAACAATGGAAAGGCTGTTCTCCAAACCAGCTAGGTTGTTTTGAAGATGAGAGAACAATTGTAAGTAAGAATAATAGTTTGAAACTTAGAGATCATAGGACACTGAACTATTTTCTATATGTCTGCCTTAATGTTTTCAGATAGATACAGATTTAATGGATAGATTTGAGAGACAATGGTAAAGAAGAAATTAGTCCAGCTGACATCTTATGTGACATGTATACAATTATAATTCAAAGGGAATGATGACCTCTGCATACCAAAAGAATTGTTATTCTATaagcaaatgaagaaattagAAGTGTTAATGAATGGATACTAAAATCAGTTTTGAATTTAGTGATTCTTACGTTTAGCTGTGAAGCAAGTTTTTATCCCTATCATTTCTCACTGTCACTCACATGGTCATTCACATGGTCTAAGTCCATAACTCAGATGACACAATTTGAAAAATAGAGCTGGCCAACTAAGTACACGAACTCTACTAAGTCAGGATCACAAGAAGAATATGACATAGGGCAAATGAGAGGATCAGAAAAGTAAATAGAGGATCCTGAGCTGATTTCAGAGCAGTTACATTTTGTTTACTAtcctctaataaatatttattattacaaatatCATTATAAACTGTgtataaatgcataaaaataaaacaattgtaaTATATCTGGGGATTCATAATTAGGTAAGTGTATAATAATCATTAATAGTCATTGAATTATTAGTATAAGACAAGAACTGAGCTATGTTTGCAACGTACACTCTATTCCTTAATTTGTACAGCGGTTCTATGAGATGGGTATAATTATGCTCAtttgaaagatgagaaaattgaagcacatgaagattaaatgacatatccaaagtcacacagctgatgAATGGAATGACTGGGATTTGGAGGAAATCTCAGTCttttataaatgtcttttataaaacaactagagaaaaaCATGACAAATTTACTAAAAGATAAGAgtcaaacaaaaacaaggaatttGGGATTGTAGGGAATGGAAAAATTTGCAATTGGAGTTATTCTTTAGAAATTATATGATAAAGGAATTGTGTAATTTGGATGGGCAAAGAGCAGGGTAGAGGCAATTTAGGTGGAAAAAATAGTATCAGTAATtagaaaatatgtgaataaagaagggagagagagggaaatgatTAAGTTTATATGTGCTGAGAATGATCCTGAGGGACTAGAAATTCATATATATCCTCAAATTTCaaggatttaaatatttaaaactctttCTGGTGATTTCTTCCAGAGATCAAAGTTTCATCAGATTTATCCAGATACTTTTAAAGTTGCATTTTCACAGCAAACAAATTTCTAAggactgatttttgtgtgtgtgtgtgtaacttttgatttttctggcttttttctccgtatttttaaattttctgagtaGGACTAGCATTAAAACTTGAAAGGGGTAAAACGAGTCCTGACACTCCATCCTTTTATCATGCAGACTTTATGAAATGCTGCAGTTCTTACGGTGTTTTCTGACCATGATCTGTATAAAGCAGATGAACATGCCAAGATGTCTTTGCTCTCCCTGGCTGCAGATCCTCCTGTAGTCTTCATGCTGGCCTTCGTTTGAACTGTTTGTGGGAAGCTCtgccttttccttctgttttaatCTACACTCTGTTGCCACCATTAAATACCCATGAATGTAGagttgatggtggcactaataaAACTgtttagaagagaaaatatgaaaactcAAATGAAGTGAGTAGCTAACCAGAAGACATATATTAAAGAAGCAGAATTCCCAACTATGTTGCTGGTGtggtatttattcttttcttagtAATCTTTCAATATTACATTGATGATGTTGTCTCCACAATTTATCATAACCAGGATATAGATGCAAATGACATTTTACTGTCATGAAGATACAGATGCAGATTAGAGCAAAAGTGGAAATTTAATCTCAGCATCTCTGATCTCTAATTCTCAGTGGTTTCCTCTTACTGTTGATGTCTATCCCTAACTGTGGGTATTTAGAGGTCTCAGCTGGAATTTCACCTACCAGTGCTGACATGTGGATCAACAATCAAAGCTCGCTACATGATTTTATCCTATTGGGATTTTCTGACCGTCCCTGGCTAGAGACACCCTTCTTTGTAATCTTTCTGGTGGCCTACATCTTTTCCCTATTTGGAAACATCTCCATTATCCTAGTTTCCTGCCTGGATCCCCAGCTTGACAGTCCTATGTACTTTTTTGTCTCCAATCTATCCTTTCTGGACCTCTGCTATACCACCAGCACTGTCCCGCAGATGCTGGTCAACCTCCGGGGAGCAGAAAAAATCATAAGCTATGGGGGATTGTGTTGCCCAACTCTATATATTTTTGGCCCTGGGTTCTACTGAATCCATATTTCTAGCCATCATGGCCTTTGACCGTTACGCTGCCATTTGCAAGCCCCTTCACTACCCAGTCATCATGAACCAGAGATGCTGTATCCACATGGCTGCTGGCACTTGGATCAGTGGTTTTGCTAACTCCGTTGTCCAGTCCACTCTCACAGTGGTGGCCCCAAGATGTGGACAGAGGGTGTTGGACCATTTCTTCTGCGAAGTTCCAGCCCTTTTGAAACTAGCCTGTATTGATACTGGTGTGAATGAAACTGAGCTCCATGTACTAGGCGCTTTGCTTCTCCTGGTGCCACTCACCCTCATCCTGGGCACTTATGTGTTCATTGCTCAGGCAGTAATGAGAATCCGCTCTGCTGAAAGTCGCTGGAAGGCTTTCAATACCTGTGCCTCACATTTGCTGGTGGTCTCCCTCTTCTACTTCACGGCCATCAGTATGTATGTCCAGCCTCCCTCTAGCTATTCTCGTGACAGGGGGAAGATCATGGCTCTCTTCTATGGCATTGTCACACCCACCCTCAACCCATTCATCTACACATTGAGAAACAAGGATGTGAAAGCTGCCCTGAGAAGGTCACTGACTAAAGAGTTTTGGGTTAAGACAAGATGATCTACTGAGAAGAAGTCCTAAGAAGCAAGGATAGATATGTTTGACTTTCAGAAAGATGTCAGACATGGAATTGATGAGGGAATAGTATCAAGTGACACAAAGTTCACAAGTGGaacaagactaagaaaaaagcaATTAACTCTTGGTAAAATCTATGTAGCATTTTTTCACTTATGAGAATACCTGCTTTACAATATTGAATTCCATCAAGTCAGtcattttttctcccttttcctaaTGACTAGTTAATCTAGTTAAAGTAGGGGAAAACGGTATAATAGCTAGAGAAAAAGATACTTAGAAAGTTTAGGAAATATATTTAGCATGAATTGTTTATAAATGAATcccaattaaattagaaatgatCCCAACTCCTAGAAAAACATGTCAGTACTATCGTGAGTTAATTTTGATCAACAAGTATTGCCACCATTTAGCCATCTTCTAACATTCAATGTCCTATTATATCACCCTCAAATACTTTTTTAAGGTCTCAGAGGCAAGTAAAATCAAGAGACAATTAGTTCAAAAACATTAAGATGAAATTATGGAAAgataaattaatgaacaaatttaGAGGTgatgattttaaatataattgttttgccatgaattcttttaaaattcttttttgccGTAAATGTTTTGCCTTAGTCAGTCTTATGCTCTCATGGTACACAACAACGAGGCCTAGGTCAATACAAGTAGAACTTACTCTGGGGGGAAAGATGAACAGTGAGATGCTTTGGACAGTGATCAGCAGGGGAAAAACCTGAGATGGGAAAAAATTCTAATTTAGGGACACAAACTCAGCAGGAATTTACATGTTTTGACAAGGAAACTTTCTTCACCACTTGACTGGGCAAGTTAGTCCTATTTCAGTGTGGGGGTTTGAGAATACCATATGGAATTCAAAACTTTGGTTGATCTATtatctttatttagaaaaaaaaaacttctatagCCTGTTGCTATAAACTGCTTCACAAACCTATGAACCAAAGATACCACGACAAAATAGAGTGAGTTCACCAAAAAATCCACGTCTTTAAAAGAACAGTGCAAAGCTTCTATTTCCTGTACTGTGAGCATGTCCACTTTCTGTGGCTCCCGGTGTTAAGACAGATGAGAAGCTGGAACACAGAGAAAAGGTTTTTGGGAACACTTTTGAAGGCCCGTGGCTATATAAGAGAAAGTGAGTTCATTTCCTTAATTCTAGTATAGTCTGGAAAAGGATCCTAGACATTATGAATTTTTTGGATCACAGTATTTTTCCCAACCCATGACTCGTTTTCACATGGAGTCTGCTATTggcatgaaataaaatacatcctaatatgtattatgaaaaaaatgcttattgtatttatttatttattctattaaagGAGTATGTTTCTCAGAGGCTAAATGTTGTGTGGTTTTGGGGGGTcacttaataaaaatgttaacatattcttgtttttgtttgtttaacttaGAAGTATAAATAGAGCTCAAAATAATTGAACATTGAAACTACTATTCTGCATTGGAATAAACATGGATATATTATGTTGAGAAAatctcatgtatttttaaataaaaaaacggGTGCTTGGAAAAATGTTCTGCTGATGTGGGTGGCTGCTCAAGATATGTCCCCAAAGGcctcaaaatacattttgattCTCTTTCATTATTACAGATATGCCAGAGAAAAATTTTATCTTCAAACAATGTAAAATTTTTGACTTTATAAAGGTATAATGTTTCTGCATGTATGCTGCCTGAGATTTTGGAAggctatatatttaaatatatcattaaataaattatagtaccTGTACTATCAAGTAAGCAAATCAAAATAAGGCAATGTTGAACATAtttaataaggaaatattttaagtattcctGAAAGTATTACCAAAACATTaaagttattaaatattaaaagttatCAAATATTACATCAATTATGCAAATATCCAGCAAGCCATTAAATAGAAATATGCTCTGTGCTGTAGGAACAGTAGGAAAACATATTCAATaaggtaaaaatatttatatcagaACCAAGTGTACTATCATATTTATTCTAGGAGCAGTGGATAATTCCCAATACTTttagaaacaatagaaattttCTGACTCTCATCACAGTTATATATTGTTGATTTAGATTAACTACCCAacacaacttaaaaataatattagtaaattattaaataaaaatacttggcatatgttataaaaaaacaaaaacagcatcaTTTAAACGAGCTGTTGCTGTGATGAAGTTTATCTtatgatgaaaatgtttattcctttatttggtaaatattttttgatggCAACTATGTACAAGTTgctgaaataaaattagatattcaCCTTTATATCAAGGCATACAACTtttgaacaaaacagaaataaaggagaCAGAACTGAGCAACCAGACTAAGGCAGAATTTGTCataaaaaaagtcagaaaagataatgctaaacatagaaaaatcttTCACGACTTGCAGAATGATACTGGTTTGGCTCGGTGTCCCCATCCAACTCTCATCTcgattgtaatccccatatgttgagggagggaggtgattggatcacgggggcagGTTTCTCCTGTTCTGGTctggtgacagtgagtgagttttcatgagatctgatggttttataagtgtctggcatttcccctgcttgcacttctttttcctgccaccatgtgaagaaggtcattgCTTTCTCTTgaccttcccccatgattgtaagtttcttgaggcctccccagccatgtggaactgtgagtcagttaaacctctttcttttataaattacccagtcttgggtatttccttatagcagtatgaaaatggactaatacacagagAGAGGGCACTGCTTGAGTTTAGCTGAGCGCTGATCTGCGTATGTGTGTGAGGAAGCTATCCCAGAATGAGGAAAGAACTACTTAATGGATTAAGGTAAATAGTGCCCAGTGCTTATGCAAAGGCTGGGAATTCTGTGGGTTCTCAAGCTATTTATGTGTCAGAATGAAAACCTAAGAATTCCTGAGACATTGAGTTTAGCAATCAAAAGTGTCTTGCTTCAAGAGTTTCAATAATTAGCTCTAAACTAAACACTGTTCTGGTTGTACCTAACAAATCTTCGAAACAAGTGACTAAAGTTTCAAACTGTATCCAAGGAATTTAGTAGCACTCCAGAAGAAATTCAAGGCTATTTCTAGGATTACAAATACACCCAGTAAAAGAAAATTTCCCAATGAAAATTTACTAAGCatgaaaaaaagcaggaaaatatgatgtaaggaaaaaaatcaacaaatcaaaCCTGACTCAGAACTGACACATATGTTAGAATGATTTAAGTTATGGCATTAAAACAATTATACTGTTTACCATATATTCAGAAAtttatagatgtggaagatactttaaaaaatccaacttctagagatgaaaaccacaacGTTTAAATATACATAGTACCTAAAAGCACTGGATGTAATTCATAGTGCATTCAACATTGAGAAGCTCCGTGATCTGCAGTTGGCATGCTGGAGTTCCTGGGCCTCGGGAGGAGGCTCTGCGCAGGCCTCCCAGGGCCAGTCCCCTGGGGTCCGCCAGGCGTTTGCGTGACCTCGGAGCCTGCCACTCCCTACAGCCAGGGCCTGCGTTCTACTCTATCCAGGGCGCCCCTGAAAGCCCCTGCCCGACTAGGCACAGCTGCAGCCGCCAAAGTCGGTGCAGCATACCCGGGTCTCCTGTGTGttgggagcaggcaggagccctgcccaTCCTGGGCGCTGCTGCAGCCACAGACATCAGGGTTGTAGACTTGGGCCTCCGTGTGCTCTTGAGGgctgggagcaggcaggagccccacatccccaggcacagctgcagctgTCCAAATCCGGACGGTAGACTTGGGCCTCTGTGTGCTCTTGAGAGCCGGGAAGGCCCCCTTTGCCATTGCAGGTTCGGAAGTGCCTGCTCCTACTGCCTGGTCTCTCTCCACTCTCTGCACCTGATCCAACCTAGGAGTAGGTGGAGCTGAGCCCAGGCACTGTCATAACCCTGCCGGGTATACGCATGATCGAGCcctgccagcctcagccccctCTGGATGTTGGGCCAGACAAGAGTGGATGAGGGGGAAGCGTTGGCCTGCAGGTTCCCCTTGGCACAAGCAGCCTGTGCACTATGGAAGGCGTCAGGAGGCAGATGGGCTCCTAGGTGGAAGGGAGCGGGTCCCTGTAAGGCCCCATGCTCAGGCCAGGAAGAGTCTGAAGGCTGGGGGTCAGGCTGCCACACCGGTGGACTGCAGTGGGGTCTTGTGGTGCCTTTTTCTGCCCACCCATGGCCACGGATGGACCAATCCacatgcacttcctcccctctgaggtcaATGAAAGTTCCAGGATCAGCAATAGCATGGTAGAGGACAACTGAGAGATGAcgggatgaccagctgcagagagtagctatcctctctgctgagagttgGGAAGTCAATAgggacctgcctgcagagaggagccaccTCCGCAAACACACCCAGAGTGATGTTCGACCAAATACAGGCCTATCTCATTTTATTATGCTTCACTTTATTGCACcggaaggtttgtggcaaccttgcAATGAGCAAATCTATCAATACCATTTTTCCAATGCCATGTGCCCCCTTCTTATCTCTATgtgacattttggtaattctcacaatatttcaaactttttcattatgatTGTATCAGTTATGATGAtgtgtgatcagtgatctttgatgttactattgtaattgttttagggAACCACAAACTGCCCATATAAGTCActgaacttaattgataaatgatGTATGTTTTGATTGCTCCACCCActcatctcttcctctcttcagGCCTTTCTATTTTgtaagacacaacaatattgaaatgagaccaattaataatcctacaatggcctttaagtattcaagtgaaaggaagagtcacatgtctcttatttaaatcaaaagctagaaatgattaagcttagtgaagaaggcCTATCAAAACCAAGACAGGCCAGAAGCTAGGGCTTTTgcaccagttagccaagttgtgaatgcaaagaaaagttatagaaaaaaatttaaatgcactACTCGAAACACATAAATAAGATAGCAAAACAGTCTTATTGTtgatatggagaaaattttttgtggtctggatagaagattttGAAAagctagggaaaaaaagaaaaataaatccatgtCAGTAGAAgccaggaaataaagaaaatatttaataatagaaattaataaaatataaaatatgaaataatagataaactaatttttgtatttttttgtggagacagggtctcaccatgttgcccaggctggtcttgaactcatgagctctagtgatctacctgccttagcctctcaaagtgttgggattgcaggcatgagccatctcgcCCTGCTTGAGTTAAACTTCTAGTGGAAAACCCCTTTTATATAAGCCACATAAGCAGTTTCAGACTATCCAATGTTATTATTACTAACATAAATTAATATGGGCTTTCTTTTATCCTGGAGGAGTTGTGGGAAAACATCTTCATGGCTTGAATTATGAGTCAGAATATTAAAGGTGTAGACACAGGAGTTGGAAATTGAAAGtgtagatggaaaaaaaaaaagaaagaattttacaaCAATATCGAAATTAAATTTTTTCACTGAATTCAAAAAGGTCTACACAGAACTTTTGTAAGGGATTCAAACCcttgccttaaaaataaataaataaatatttcttaataccAGTGTGTTTACTGTTTCCTCAGGAGCAGGTTTTGAAAATTATTGTTTATGTTGAGAAAACAACTATCTGAATATAACTAATAACCATTATTACTAGATTGATTCTAGGAACATagatacatttaaatttatttttaaaagccaaacatttttaatattgaaaatataggTCACCCTGAGCTTTCTAGTAATTAGAATGAATGACAATCTCTTTTGTTTGCTAACAAATCCATTTGTCTACAATTTTCTTAACGTATTTAATTCTGAAACAATTCATTCAGTTTCGGTCTGCTGAAGAGAGTAAAGTGAAAATATTACTCATCAATTAATATATTACTTAgggttttctttaaatgtttactttGATTGTCATTGGATGCTCTTAGCATGTATTAATTAGATTTaaccaatctttaaaaaaaaaataaaaagcaaaggaaaacacacatctctcaaactttaatgtgacTTTAtctatggaaaatattttattaaagtttatCCTATTTGAACTATCTCAcaattttctctaaattattCATTATTGTTGGATGTTGAAATTTTTGTACTATTTGTCTACTAACCACCATGTATAATATTGAATCCACCTACTATCTGC
This is a stretch of genomic DNA from Rhinopithecus roxellana isolate Shanxi Qingling chromosome 4, ASM756505v1, whole genome shotgun sequence. It encodes these proteins:
- the LOC104653686 gene encoding LOW QUALITY PROTEIN: olfactory receptor 2B6-like (The sequence of the model RefSeq protein was modified relative to this genomic sequence to represent the inferred CDS: deleted 1 base in 1 codon), which codes for MWINNQSSLHDFILLGFSDRPWLETPFFVIFLVAYIFSLFGNISIILVSCLDPQLDSPMYFFVSNLSFLDLCYTTSTVPQMLVNLRGAEKIISYGGCVAQLYIFLALGSTESIFLAIMAFDRYAAICKPLHYPVIMNQRCCIHMAAGTWISGFANSVVQSTLTVVAPRCGQRVLDHFFCEVPALLKLACIDTGVNETELHVLGALLLLVPLTLILGTYVFIAQAVMRIRSAESRWKAFNTCASHLLVVSLFYFTAISMYVQPPSSYSRDRGKIMALFYGIVTPTLNPFIYTLRNKDVKAALRRSLTKEFWVKTR